GGAATGAGTGTTAAATGCAAATCACTTGCAACACCGCGAGAATGAGATGGCAGATTCAATCGTTGACAGTCTGAAGGCCGGCGGGAAAAAGCTTACGAAGCCCAGGCAGGCGATTCTGGCCATCCTGGAATCGAACGCATTACCAGTCACTGCCGCTGAGGTGCATGCCCGATTGAAGAAGGCCCACGCGCACATGGATCTTGCCACCGTCTACCGGAACCTGACCATGCTCCAGGAATTGGGCCTCGTCGATCCAGTGGGATTGCGCGAGGGGCAGATGCGGTATGAGGTGCGGCATGGGCGGGAACACCATCATCACATTCAGTGTCGCGGGTGTGGTCGGATCGTCGATCTCATGCTGTGCCCGATCAAGAAACTCACGGAACTTGTCGAAGCCCAAACCAAGTTTGCGGTAGAAGGCCATTCCCTGGAATTTTTCGGTTGGTGTCCGCAATGTCGATGAACGCTCTTGCAACGGCCGGGAAACGGTGGGCGCTTGTCGCTCTGTATGCCCTGCTGCTGTTCTCTCTCCAGCCGCTCCTACTCGATCATACGTTTGCGGCAGGCACCTCGCATGAACATTCAGACCAGGATGCCTGTGCCTGGCTGGACCATGCGGCGAGCGCCGGCCTGCACTCCAGCGCCCCTCCTCTGTCGCTGGTGCAGATCATCACGTCCGTCTCTTCCGTCTTGACGGCTCCGCACCGTTCCACTGTGCGCTCTCACGTCTCCGTCCGCGGTCCTCCCATCCTTCTCTAACACTCGTCTCGTTGTGCTGATGGTCCCCCTCACGCGTCTTGTGCAGGGGAAGACCGGGCAGCTGCCTGCTCGCGCCTCCTGTGGGGCAGGAGCTCAAGGGGTTGAGTTGTTCTTGGCCCGGAAGAACGGCGCTCGGTCTTCTCCTGCAGAAGGTGTGCATGGTGTGCGCGCTCTGTTGAGGGTTTTTATTCGCTGGAGGTGAGCATGGCTACCGACTTGATGACGCCCGTTCCCGTGACGGTTCTGACGGGATTTCTTGGGGCAGGAAAGACGACCTTGCTGAATCGAATTTTGACGACCGAGCACGGCAAGCGTGTGGCGGTCATCGTGAATGAGTTCGGTGAAGTGGGGATCGACAATCAACTTGTCATCGGCGCTGACGAAGAAATCTTTGAGATGAACAACGGTTGTATCTGCTGCACGGTGCGGGGTGATTTGATCCGCATCATCGGCAATCTCCTCAAGCGAAAAGACCGGTTCGATTACATGGTGATCGAGACGACAGGGTTGGCCGATCCTGCGCCGGTGGCCCAGACGTTCTTTGTGGACGATGAGATGAAACGGCGGTTGTCGCTCGACGGAATCGTCACCGTCGTCGACTCCAAACATATTTGGGATCACCTCGACACGAGTCCGGAAGCCAAGGAGCAGGTCGCTTTTGCCGATGTGATCCTGCTCAACAAGATCGATCTGGTGCCGTCGGCCGAGGTCGACCGGCTCGAGGCTCGACTCAAGGCGATCAACGTCATGGCAACGATTCATCGGACGAGGGATGCGCAGGTGGAGATCAACCGGTTGTTGAACATCGGCGCGTTCGATCTGAGCCGGAAGCTGAAGATCGATCCGAATTTTCTTGGCGAAGACGCTCATGAACATGATCCGAGCGTCTTCTCTGTGGCGCTGGTCGAAGAAGGGGCGGTTGATGAGGCCAGAGTCAACGACTGGTTCCGCGAGGTGCTCTCCACGATGGGGACGAAGATCTACCGGATGAAGGGGATTCTGAACGTGGAAGGACGAGACCAGCGGTTCGTGTTTCAGGGGGTCCACATGTTGTTCGACGGCAAGGCGGACCGAGCCTGGAAGAAGGGGGAAGCCCGCAGCAACCAACTGGTGTTTATCGGGAAAGACCTCGATCGCGCGGCGTTGATGAAAGGATTTCGGTCATGCCTCGTCTAGCCAAGTCGAAGGCGGTCATCACGTTGGGCTCGGTGGGGTATGCCAGGCTTGGTGATTACATCAATCGCGTGGCCTTCTCTGCGGATGGCACCGGGCTGGCGGCTTGTTCCGCATCGGGACAAGTCTCGATCTGGCAGGTGCCTACGTGGCAATCGATCGGCGATCTCAGAGGCCATGACCGATCGGCTCTCACGCTCGCCTGGCATCCGAGCCGGAGCGAGTTGGCAACGGGTGGGCAGGATGGCGTCGTCCGGCTCTGGGGCCTCGATGCAAGCGCGGAGAGAGCTGTGCTTCCCGTGGGAGAGCAGGGTTCGTGGGTCGAACATCTGGCCTGGTCTCCGGACGGGCGCTTTCTGGCGGCATCGGCAGGGAAGAGCCTCCGGATCTGGAGTGTGGAT
The DNA window shown above is from Fimbriimonadaceae bacterium and carries:
- a CDS encoding GTP-binding protein, with amino-acid sequence MATDLMTPVPVTVLTGFLGAGKTTLLNRILTTEHGKRVAVIVNEFGEVGIDNQLVIGADEEIFEMNNGCICCTVRGDLIRIIGNLLKRKDRFDYMVIETTGLADPAPVAQTFFVDDEMKRRLSLDGIVTVVDSKHIWDHLDTSPEAKEQVAFADVILLNKIDLVPSAEVDRLEARLKAINVMATIHRTRDAQVEINRLLNIGAFDLSRKLKIDPNFLGEDAHEHDPSVFSVALVEEGAVDEARVNDWFREVLSTMGTKIYRMKGILNVEGRDQRFVFQGVHMLFDGKADRAWKKGEARSNQLVFIGKDLDRAALMKGFRSCLV
- a CDS encoding transcriptional repressor, which codes for MADSIVDSLKAGGKKLTKPRQAILAILESNALPVTAAEVHARLKKAHAHMDLATVYRNLTMLQELGLVDPVGLREGQMRYEVRHGREHHHHIQCRGCGRIVDLMLCPIKKLTELVEAQTKFAVEGHSLEFFGWCPQCR